One part of the Vicia villosa cultivar HV-30 ecotype Madison, WI linkage group LG6, Vvil1.0, whole genome shotgun sequence genome encodes these proteins:
- the LOC131613867 gene encoding uncharacterized protein LOC131613867, translating into MSRPIEPLKEINDSKDLWKIAVRCKHLWTVTSSSNKEHMEMRDMIQAVVPAYLLSKFKSEIEIGNSYIMQNFKVGKNDFAFKSTNHTYKLVFCGSTSVKKAEFPDIPHNYLNIIGLNSIVEGRFQSNLLVDLIGGITDITQTQVNGDNSKNRIVFSIVDASKTVVQCTLWGQLAVQLYEYYKNNKQASDIVIVLINARVKEAQGGFPISVSNTWNGTKLLINDPAIEEFKNLKERLGVDLPLLSSSSVQVEATQNSFYSNYDKFVWKAEIMSLSEITNLQHETTCVTVATLDKFDAGEIGWYYDGCVECTRSVTAKDGKLKCFKEHISPEPVPRYKLDIMAVDGSSKAKFVFWDTDCVKLSGKSALQMKMDLTQSGDYDPLEFPYELDSILAKELAIRAVYQPKNGRLSVIGFKTDEDVRNKIKESFKFEEEPVSASAENDLTIENSGLTPCKRLINDAIEDNDSVQQSSTKLARDIKKEK; encoded by the exons ATGTCTCGCCCAATTGAGCCATTGAAAGAGATCAATGATTCAAAAGATTTGTGGAAGATCGCTGTTAGGTGCAAACATCTGTGGACTGTCacaagttcttcaaacaaagaacacatggagatG CGTGATATGATTCAGGCTGTTGTGCCTGCTTATTtgctttcgaaattcaaatctgaAATTGAAATAGGAAACTCTTATATCATGCAAAATTTTAAAGTTGGGAAGAATGATTTTGCTTTTAAGTCGACAAATCATACATACAAATTGGTTTTTTGTGGGTCAACTTCTGTTAAGAAAGCAGAATTTCCTGATATCCCTCATAACTACCTTAACATTATTGGTTTGAATTCCATAGTTGAAGGAAGGTTTCAATCAAATTTGTTGGTTG atttgattggaggaaTCACTGATATCACTCAAACCCAAGTTAACGGTGACAACAGCAAGAACAGAATAGTTTTTTCTATTGTAGATGCCAGCAAAACAGTTGTACAATGTACTCTTTGGGGGCAACTTGCAGTTCAGCTATATGAGTATTATAAGAATAATAAGCAAGCCTCTGATATTGTCATTGTGCTAATCAATGCAAGGGTTAAAGAGGCTCAAG GAGGATTTCCAATTAGTGTTTCCAACACATGGAATGGAACGAAACTGTTGATTAATGACCCTGCTATTGAGGAATTCAAGAATCTAAAAGAAAG ACTTGGTGTTGATTTGCCTTTGTTATCATCTTCAAGTGTACAAGTTGAGGCAACGCAAAACTCATTTTATTCTAACTATGACAAGTTTGTTTGGAAGGCTGAAATAATGAGTCTCTCTGAAATTACAAATCTGCAACAT GAAACAACCTGTGTTACCGTTGCTACCCTCGATAAGTTTGATGCTGGGGAGATTGGATGGTACTATGATGGATGTGTGGAATGCACAAGAAGTGTGACTGCCAAGGATGGAAAGCTGAAGTGTTTTAAAGAGCATATTAGCCCAGAACCTGTGCCACG GTATAAGCTTGATATAATGGCTGTTGACGGCAGTTCGAAGGCAAAGTTCGTCTTTTGGGACACGGACTGCGTGAAGTTGAGTGGGAAGTCTGCTCTTCAAATGAAGATGGATTTAACTCAG TCTGGTGATTACGATCCACTTGAATTCCCTTACGAACTTGACTCAATATTGGCAAAAGAATTGGCAATTAGAGCTGTTTATCAGCCTAAGAATGGGAGACTTTCTGTCATTGGCTTCAAGACTGATGAAGATGTGCGTAATAAAATTAAGGAGAGTTTCAAATTTGAAGAG GAACCTGTATCTGCATCTGCAGAAAATGACCTGACCATTGAAAATTCAGGGCTCACTCCATGTAAGAGACTTATAAATGATGCAATAGAGGATAATGATAGTGTTCAACAATCATCAACCAAGCTGGCCAGAGATATTAAAAAGGAGAAATAG